One Pseudomonas tolaasii NCPPB 2192 genomic window carries:
- a CDS encoding NAD-glutamate dehydrogenase has protein sequence MAFFTAASKADFQHQLQAALAQHISEQALPQVALFAEQFFGIISLDELTQRRLSDLAGCTLSAWRLLERFDHNQPQVRVYNPDYERHGWQSTHTAVEVLHHDLPFLVDSVRTELNRRGYSIHTLQTTVLSVRRGAKGELLEILPKGTQGEGIQQESLMYLEIDRCANAAELNVLSKELEQVLGEVRVAVADFEPMKAKVQDLLAGIDASKFVIDGEEKAEIKNFLEWLVGNHFTFLGYEEFVVRDGKDGGHIEYDAKSFLGLTKLLRAGLTAEDLRIEDYAVAYLNEPVVLSFAKAAHPSRVHRPAYPDYVSIREISADGKVIKEHRFMGLYTSSVYGESVRVIPYIRRKVAEIERRSGFQPKAHLGKELAQVVEVLPRDDLFQTPVDELFSTVMSIVQIQERNKIRVFLRKDPYGRFCYCLAYVPRDIYSTEVRQKIQQVLMDRLKASDCEFWTFFSESVLARVQLILRVDPKNRLDIDPLQLEKEVVQACRSWQDDYASLVVESFGEAQGTNVLADFPKGFPAGYRERFAAHSAVVDMQHLNSLTEANPLVMSFYQPLGQVSGQRELHCKLYHADTPLALSDVLPILENLGLRVLGEFPYRLRHANGREFWIHDFAFIAAEGVNLDIQQLNDTLQDAFVHIVHGDAENDAFNRLVLTAGLPWRDVALLRAYARYLKQIRLGFDLGYIASTLNNHTDIARELTRLFKTRFYLARKLTAEDLEDKQQRLEQAILTALDDVQVLNEDRILRRYLDLIKATLRTNFYQTDANGQNKSYFSFKFDPRAIPELPKPVPKFEIFVYSPRVEGVHLRFGNVARGGLRWSDREEDFRTEVLGLVKAQQVKNSVIVPVGAKGGFLPRRLPLGGSRDEIAAEGIACYRIFISGLLDITDNLKDGALVPPANVVRHDDDDPYLVVAADKGTATFSDIANGIAIDYGFWLGDAFASGGSAGYDHKKMGITAKGAWVGVQRHFRERGINVQEDSITVVGVGDMAGDVFGNGLLMSDKLQLVAAFNHLHIFIDPNPNPATSFVERQRMFELPRSAWTDYDTSIMSEGGGIFSRSAKSIAISPQMKERFDIQADKLTPTELLNALLKAPVDLLWNGGIGTYVKASSESHADVGDKANDALRVNGNELRCKVVGEGGNLGMTQLGRVEFGLNGGGSNTDFIDNAGGVDCSDHEVNIKILLNEVVQAGDMTDKQRNQLLASMTDEVGNLVLGNNYKQTQALSLAARRAYERAAEYKRLMSDLEGRGKLDRAIEYLPTEEQLTERAATGKGLTRPELSVLISYSKIDLKEALLKSLVPDDDYLTRDMETAFPPSLVAKFGEAMRRHRLKREIVSTQIANDLVNHMGITFVQRLKESTGMSPANVAGAYVIVRDIFHLPHWFRQIEALDHQVSADVQLELMDELMRLGRRATRWFLRSRRNEQDAGRDTAHFGPHLAALGLKLDELLEGPTREGWQNRYGKYTEAGVPELLARMVAGTTHLYTLLPIIEAADVTGHDAAEVAKAYFAVGSALDLPWYLQQISDLPVANNWQAQAREAFRDDVDWQQRAITISVLQMADAPQDMEARVALWLEQHKDMADRWVAMMVEIRAAVGTDYAMYAVANRELLDLALSGQSVLQPA, from the coding sequence ATGGCGTTCTTCACCGCAGCCAGCAAGGCCGACTTCCAGCACCAACTGCAAGCGGCACTGGCGCAGCACATCAGTGAACAGGCACTGCCACAAGTGGCGCTGTTCGCGGAACAATTTTTCGGCATCATTTCTCTCGACGAACTGACCCAACGTCGCCTCTCCGACCTGGCCGGTTGCACCCTTTCTGCCTGGCGCCTGCTTGAGCGCTTTGATCACAACCAACCGCAGGTACGGGTGTACAACCCCGATTACGAACGTCATGGCTGGCAGTCGACCCACACCGCGGTCGAAGTGCTGCACCATGACCTGCCATTTTTGGTGGACTCGGTTCGCACCGAGCTGAACCGCCGTGGCTACAGCATCCATACCCTGCAGACCACCGTGCTCAGCGTGCGCCGTGGCGCCAAGGGCGAGCTGCTGGAAATCCTGCCCAAAGGCACCCAGGGCGAAGGCATCCAGCAAGAATCGCTGATGTACCTGGAAATCGACCGCTGCGCCAATGCCGCCGAACTGAACGTGCTGAGCAAAGAGCTTGAGCAGGTGCTGGGCGAAGTGCGCGTGGCCGTGGCCGATTTCGAACCGATGAAAGCCAAGGTCCAGGACCTGCTGGCCGGTATCGACGCCAGCAAGTTCGTGATCGACGGCGAAGAAAAAGCCGAGATCAAGAACTTCCTCGAATGGCTGGTGGGCAACCACTTCACCTTCCTCGGCTACGAAGAGTTCGTGGTACGTGACGGCAAGGACGGCGGTCACATCGAATATGACGCCAAGTCCTTCCTCGGCCTGACCAAGCTGCTGCGCGCCGGCCTCACCGCCGAAGACCTGCGCATCGAAGATTACGCCGTGGCCTACCTGAACGAGCCGGTCGTGCTGTCGTTCGCCAAGGCCGCGCACCCAAGTCGCGTGCACCGCCCGGCTTACCCGGACTACGTGTCGATCCGCGAAATCAGCGCCGACGGCAAGGTCATCAAGGAACACCGTTTCATGGGCCTCTACACCTCCTCGGTGTATGGCGAAAGCGTGCGGGTGATCCCGTACATCCGTCGCAAGGTCGCGGAAATCGAACGCCGCTCGGGCTTCCAGCCCAAGGCTCACCTGGGCAAAGAGCTGGCGCAGGTGGTTGAAGTGCTGCCGCGTGACGACCTGTTCCAGACCCCGGTCGACGAGCTGTTCAGCACCGTGATGTCGATCGTGCAGATCCAGGAACGCAACAAGATTCGCGTGTTCCTGCGCAAAGACCCGTACGGTCGTTTCTGCTACTGCCTGGCCTATGTGCCGCGCGACATCTATTCCACCGAGGTGCGCCAGAAGATCCAGCAAGTGCTGATGGATCGCCTGAAAGCCTCGGACTGCGAGTTCTGGACGTTCTTCTCCGAGTCCGTGCTGGCCCGTGTACAGCTGATTCTGCGGGTTGACCCGAAGAACCGCCTCGACATCGACCCGCTGCAACTGGAAAAAGAAGTGGTACAGGCCTGCCGCAGCTGGCAGGACGACTACGCCAGCCTGGTGGTGGAAAGCTTTGGCGAAGCGCAAGGCACCAACGTGCTGGCCGACTTCCCGAAAGGCTTCCCGGCCGGCTACCGCGAGCGTTTCGCGGCGCATTCGGCGGTGGTCGACATGCAGCACCTCAACAGCCTGACCGAAGCCAACCCGTTGGTGATGAGCTTCTATCAGCCGCTGGGCCAGGTGTCCGGTCAGCGCGAGCTGCATTGCAAGCTGTACCACGCCGATACCCCGCTGGCACTGTCCGACGTGTTGCCGATCCTGGAAAACCTCGGCCTGCGCGTGCTGGGCGAGTTCCCGTACCGCCTGCGTCACGCCAATGGCCGTGAGTTCTGGATCCATGACTTTGCGTTCATCGCTGCCGAAGGCGTGAACCTGGACATTCAGCAGCTCAACGACACCCTGCAGGACGCATTCGTGCACATCGTGCATGGCGACGCCGAAAACGATGCGTTCAACCGCCTGGTACTCACCGCCGGCCTGCCGTGGCGCGACGTGGCGCTGCTGCGTGCGTATGCGCGTTACCTGAAGCAGATCCGCCTGGGCTTTGACCTGGGTTACATCGCCAGCACCCTGAACAACCACACCGATATCGCCCGCGAATTGACCCGGTTGTTCAAGACCCGCTTCTACCTGGCGCGCAAACTGACCGCCGAGGACCTGGAAGACAAGCAGCAACGCCTGGAGCAAGCGATTCTCACGGCACTGGACGACGTTCAGGTGCTCAACGAAGACCGCATCCTGCGTCGCTACCTGGACCTGATCAAGGCCACTCTGCGTACCAACTTCTACCAGACCGACGCCAACGGCCAGAACAAGTCGTACTTCAGCTTCAAGTTCGACCCGCGTGCCATTCCCGAGCTGCCGAAGCCGGTGCCGAAGTTTGAAATCTTCGTGTACTCGCCGCGCGTTGAAGGTGTGCACCTGCGCTTTGGTAACGTCGCCCGTGGCGGCCTGCGCTGGTCCGACCGTGAGGAAGACTTCCGTACCGAAGTGCTCGGCCTGGTAAAAGCCCAGCAAGTGAAAAACTCGGTCATCGTGCCGGTGGGGGCGAAGGGTGGCTTCCTGCCGCGTCGCCTGCCATTGGGCGGCAGCCGTGACGAGATCGCGGCCGAGGGCATCGCCTGCTACCGCATCTTCATTTCGGGCCTGCTGGACATCACCGACAACCTGAAAGACGGCGCTTTGGTGCCACCGGCCAACGTCGTGCGTCATGACGACGATGACCCCTACCTGGTGGTGGCCGCGGACAAGGGCACTGCGACCTTCTCCGACATCGCCAACGGCATTGCCATCGACTACGGCTTCTGGCTGGGTGATGCGTTTGCGTCCGGCGGTTCCGCCGGTTACGACCACAAGAAAATGGGCATCACCGCCAAGGGCGCGTGGGTCGGTGTGCAACGTCACTTCCGTGAGCGCGGCATCAATGTGCAGGAAGACAGCATCACCGTGGTGGGCGTGGGCGACATGGCCGGTGACGTGTTCGGCAACGGTTTGTTGATGTCCGACAAGCTGCAACTGGTCGCGGCCTTCAACCACTTGCATATCTTCATCGACCCGAACCCGAACCCGGCCACCAGCTTTGTCGAGCGCCAGCGCATGTTCGAGCTGCCGCGTTCGGCCTGGACCGACTACGACACCAGCATCATGTCTGAAGGCGGCGGTATCTTCTCGCGCAGCGCGAAGAGCATTGCCATCTCGCCACAGATGAAAGAGCGCTTCGACATCCAGGCCGACAAGCTGACCCCGACCGAACTGCTGAACGCCTTGCTCAAGGCGCCGGTGGACCTGTTGTGGAATGGCGGTATCGGCACCTACGTCAAGGCCAGCAGCGAAAGCCATGCCGACGTGGGCGACAAGGCCAACGACGCACTGCGTGTCAACGGCAACGAGCTGCGCTGCAAGGTGGTGGGCGAGGGCGGTAACCTCGGCATGACCCAACTGGGTCGTGTGGAATTCGGCCTCAATGGTGGCGGCTCCAACACCGACTTCATCGACAACGCCGGTGGCGTGGACTGCTCCGACCACGAAGTGAACATCAAGATCCTGCTCAACGAAGTGGTGCAGGCCGGTGACATGACCGACAAGCAGCGCAATCAGTTGCTGGCGAGCATGACCGACGAAGTCGGCAACCTGGTGTTGGGCAACAACTACAAGCAGACCCAGGCCCTGTCCCTGGCTGCGCGCCGTGCCTACGAGCGTGCTGCCGAGTACAAGCGCCTGATGAGCGACCTGGAAGGCCGTGGCAAGCTGGACCGCGCCATCGAGTACCTGCCGACCGAGGAGCAGCTGACCGAGCGCGCCGCAACCGGTAAGGGCCTGACCCGTCCGGAGCTGTCGGTGCTGATCTCGTACAGCAAGATCGACCTCAAGGAAGCGCTGCTTAAGTCGCTGGTGCCGGATGACGACTACCTGACCCGTGACATGGAAACCGCGTTCCCGCCGAGCCTGGTCGCCAAGTTCGGCGAGGCCATGCGCCGCCACCGCCTGAAGCGTGAAATCGTCAGCACCCAGATCGCCAACGACCTGGTCAACCACATGGGCATCACCTTCGTTCAACGGCTCAAAGAGTCGACCGGCATGAGCCCGGCGAACGTGGCGGGTGCTTATGTGATCGTGCGTGACATCTTCCACCTCCCGCACTGGTTCCGTCAGATCGAAGCCCTGGACCACCAGGTTTCCGCTGACGTGCAACTGGAGCTGATGGACGAGCTGATGCGCCTGGGTCGCCGTGCCACACGCTGGTTCCTGCGTAGCCGTCGCAACGAGCAGGACGCTGGTCGCGACACCGCGCACTTCGGTCCGCACCTGGCGGCGTTGGGCCTCAAGCTCGACGAACTGCTGGAAGGCCCGACCCGCGAAGGCTGGCAAAACCGCTACGGCAAGTACACCGAAGCCGGTGTGCCTGAGCTGTTGGCGCGCATGGTTGCAGGTACGACTCACCTGTACACCCTGCTGCCGATCATCGAAGCCGCCGACGTGACCGGGCATGACGCCGCCGAAGTGGCCAAGGCCTACTTTGCCGTCGGCAGCGCCCTGGACTTGCCGTGGTACCTGCAGCAGATCAGCGATTTGCCGGTGGCCAACAACTGGCAGGCCCAGGCCCGTGAAGCCTTCCGTGATGACGTGGACTGGCAGCAACGCGCGATCACCATCTCCGTCCTGCAAATGGCCGACGCGCCACAAGACATGGAAGCCCGCGTGGCCCTGTGGCTTGAACAGCACAAGGACATGGCTGATCGTTGGGTGGCGATGATGGTGGAAATTCGTGCTGCGGTCGGCACGGATTACGCCATGTACGCGGTGGCTAACCGTGAGTTGCTGGACCTGGCGTTGAGCGGTCAGTCGGTGCTGCAACCGGCTTGA